CGCATCCACGCCGTACTCGGCAAACTGGAAGGCGCGCGGCGTGGTGAACTCCTTGAACCGGGAGAACTGTCCGGCCGAGGCGAACGGCTGCAGGAACAGCTGCAGCGACAGCCAGGGCGAAAAGGTCCAGTCGAGCCGCGTGTTGAGCCGCGCCTCACGCTGCTGCACGTTGGCGAAGACATACCGCGCGCCGAAGGTCGCGACCGCACGCGGATCGAGCGCACGTTGCACGTACTGATCGACGGCGCGCGCGGTCGAGTATTCGGGGCCGAGGCGCAGCCGCAGCTGCGGCAGCGGCCGCCAGTCGAGTTCCGTTTCCACACTCACCTGGCGACGCCCCGCCACATCGGTGCTGCGCCCGAGCTCCAGCGACAGGATAATGGGCTTGCGCGAGTCGGTGGTGAGTTCGAGCCCCTGATCGAGCGAGCGCGGGCGCACCGCCAGTGGTCCGCCGCGCAGCAGGCGGTCGTTGAGGGTTTGCGGTGACACCGAATTGCGCACCGATAGCTCCCAGAAGTTGAGCAGCGTGACTTCGCCGAAGAGCGCGTATCGCTGTTCCACCTGATCGCCGCCGAAGTTGTCGGCAAAGGTGCTGAAGGTGCCGATCGACCAGGCACGCGACCAACGGTTGATGAACGGATTGCGATACTGCAGCGCCGTACTCACCGTGCGGAAGTCGGAGCGCACCTGGAACCCGAGGTCGTTCACTTCGAACCCCGGGCTCGTTTCCTCGTAGGTGACGCTGCCCAGCACGCGGTCACCGGCGGTCTTGGCGAGGGAGAGCGCCGCGTAGTGCCCACCCAGCGCCGTGCGCGAGGGGTCGAAGGTGAGATGCGTGGCATCGGGCCGCTGAAAGCTGCGGTAGTTGGCGCGCTGCAGGCGCTGCAGCACCGCCTCGTTGCCGCGCACCTGACTGTAGGACAGGACGCCGCTGATGGTATACGTGCGATTGCGCCACGCGTGCTCCCAGTCCACACCGGCGACCGTGGCGCTCGAGGCCACACGCGCGGCGAGCAGCGAATCGTCCAGTACCCGCCGCGTATCGGAGAGGAAGGCTCCCACACCGGTATTGCCGCCGTTGAGCAACCGGCGGAGGCGCGACACATGATAGTTGGAAAGCGGCTCCACCCCTTCTCGCGTCACACGGCCGTTGCTGCGCAGAACCTCGGCGTGCTCATGCGGGGTGGTGGCGTTGAGCACCCCGATCTGCCACCCCGAGGGCGTGGTACCCGACAGCTTGAAGGCACCGGCGATGGGGGTTTGCGCATTGATCCCCACGGCCACGATGTCGTCGCCAGCCGGGCGTCGCTGCGGCGCGCGGCCAATGCGCCGGCTGTAGAAGAAGCTGGGCGGATCGTTGGAGTTGCTCGTGCGCGTTTCCCCGAAGGCAAAGCCGTCGGCGTTCTCGAGGAAAAAGGGACGCCGCTCCTGAAAGAAGACCTCGAACGCGGTAAGGTTGACCACCGCCGGATCGGCCTCCACCTGGCCGAAGTCGGGGTTGAGGGTGGCGGTGAGAGTGAGCGACTGCGGCAGCTTCACGCGCAGGTCGCCCCCCACCGCGCCGGCCAGCTCCTGCGCCGGCGCGAAGCGGTTGCGCCCCCCTGGTGGCTGCGTTTCCACCTGCGCGCGCACGTAGGGAATGAACTCCGTGCGCGACGGCGGCCGCAGCGAGTCGAGCCCGGTGAGCGTCCCGAAACGGGAGACGAATCCGGGGGCATTGGCCGGCGCCGGCGACCAGAGCGCCTCCTCGCCAAGGCGCGCGATCTCACGAGAGAAGTTCACCCCCCACGGGCGCACCGCCCCCACGGCCCCGTTCACGTCATAGCGCAGCTGCGACAGCGGAATGCGGAACTCGGCCGTCCACCCGGCGCTGTCGACGCGCGCGGCCACGTTCCACACGGCATCCCACGAGTCGTCGGCCTCGGTGTCGTTGAACAGGTAGACGTCGCGCAGGACGCCGCGCGGGTTGACCCCGAAGACGAAGGCGGTGCGCCGGTCGCCGTAGCTGTCGAGGCCCAGAAAGAACCAGTCGGAGTAGATGTCGTCGGCATCACGGCGTCCGAGCTGCTGCGCAATGCTGTCGGGCGCCGTGTCGAAGTTGCGCACGCCCACGTACAGGGCGTCGGCATCGTACGCCACCCACACGTCACTGCGCTGCGAGGCCTTCTCGCCATTTGCTGGCACGCGCTGCACGAAGCCGGTGGCCGGCGCCGCGTTGCGCCACACGGGTTCGTCGAGCTTCCCGTCGAGGGTGATGGGCGCGGGCAGCCACTGCGCGCGCATGGTGGGCTGGGCCGACACGGCCGAGGCGGTCGCGGCGCACCACAGGGCCACCGCGAACGAAAAGCGGGACATGAACATCCGGGAAGGATAATCATGCCCCGCCGGTGATACGTGACGGCAACGGGAGGAGGACGTCGGGGGTACCGGGGAGGGAGGCTGGCGATCGCCTCGCTCAGTTCCCGCGCGTGCGCGGCGGCGCCGGCAGCGTACCCTTGTTGGCGATCGCCTTGTTGATGGCGTCCACCGTGACCTGCGCGCGGAACGCCACGACCTCCTTGGCCCAGGCGGTGATCTTCTTGCGATCGGTGAGTGACACCCCGTTGATGTCGGCCTTGCCCGCCTTCACCCGCTCGTCGTACCGGATGCTCCGGGGGTCGTCGATGAACATGTTGAGCGAGATCTCCGGATCGTCGTGCAGGCCATCGGCCTTGGAGGGGTGCACCCCCTTGCTCTCCATGTGCTTGGCCACACTCGCGTAGTCGTAGTACTCCTGCACGTGGGCCA
The DNA window shown above is from Gemmatimonas sp. and carries:
- a CDS encoding DUF5916 domain-containing protein yields the protein MSRFSFAVALWCAATASAVSAQPTMRAQWLPAPITLDGKLDEPVWRNAAPATGFVQRVPANGEKASQRSDVWVAYDADALYVGVRNFDTAPDSIAQQLGRRDADDIYSDWFFLGLDSYGDRRTAFVFGVNPRGVLRDVYLFNDTEADDSWDAVWNVAARVDSAGWTAEFRIPLSQLRYDVNGAVGAVRPWGVNFSREIARLGEEALWSPAPANAPGFVSRFGTLTGLDSLRPPSRTEFIPYVRAQVETQPPGGRNRFAPAQELAGAVGGDLRVKLPQSLTLTATLNPDFGQVEADPAVVNLTAFEVFFQERRPFFLENADGFAFGETRTSNSNDPPSFFYSRRIGRAPQRRPAGDDIVAVGINAQTPIAGAFKLSGTTPSGWQIGVLNATTPHEHAEVLRSNGRVTREGVEPLSNYHVSRLRRLLNGGNTGVGAFLSDTRRVLDDSLLAARVASSATVAGVDWEHAWRNRTYTISGVLSYSQVRGNEAVLQRLQRANYRSFQRPDATHLTFDPSRTALGGHYAALSLAKTAGDRVLGSVTYEETSPGFEVNDLGFQVRSDFRTVSTALQYRNPFINRWSRAWSIGTFSTFADNFGGDQVEQRYALFGEVTLLNFWELSVRNSVSPQTLNDRLLRGGPLAVRPRSLDQGLELTTDSRKPIILSLELGRSTDVAGRRQVSVETELDWRPLPQLRLRLGPEYSTARAVDQYVQRALDPRAVATFGARYVFANVQQREARLNTRLDWTFSPWLSLQLFLQPFASAGQFSRFKEFTTPRAFQFAEYGVDAGQVTTVSGGQRVDPDGTGPSPAFFVPTQDFTVRALRGNAVLRWEYQPGSSLFFVWSQQREVDLDVANFGVANQVGRAFADPGRHVFLIKYSKWIGR